The Methanocella arvoryzae MRE50 genome includes a region encoding these proteins:
- a CDS encoding DUF1616 domain-containing protein, translating into MMQNSDSIFNKHSTTGTGFPGKALDTYKDLLIVLGLAIILLVFIYVPFLSHNVIRFALGLVMVLFLPGYAFIAALYPGKEDLGNLERAVLSVGLSIILVPFTGYILNYTIWGITLNSILLSVTALLLVCLLVAFVRRQWLPAEKRFMVDFRGPVEQAKKLVLPASKDRSDTIISGLLICSLLLILSVIGYLVVMPYQADRYTEFYLYGPEGKMSNYPTNFTLGEKKPLIIGIVNKEGMSKEYDLAVTLTDGNQSHRIFLDHMVLADNETLEKTIYLAPDRVGNMQNMRFLLYMEGSPADPYRECNLWVNVTEPAVNASVSNETTVTP; encoded by the coding sequence ATGATGCAGAACAGCGACAGCATATTTAATAAACATTCGACTACCGGAACCGGCTTTCCAGGAAAAGCGCTCGATACTTATAAAGACCTTCTAATCGTCCTGGGGCTGGCAATTATTTTACTTGTCTTTATCTATGTCCCGTTTCTCAGCCATAACGTGATCAGGTTTGCACTGGGGCTCGTCATGGTTCTCTTCCTCCCTGGCTATGCGTTTATAGCGGCGCTGTACCCCGGAAAGGAGGATCTCGGTAACCTGGAGAGGGCAGTACTGTCTGTGGGGCTCAGCATAATACTGGTCCCGTTCACGGGCTACATCCTCAACTACACGATCTGGGGGATTACGCTGAACTCCATCCTGCTGTCTGTCACAGCCCTCCTGCTGGTCTGCCTCCTCGTGGCGTTCGTGCGCAGGCAGTGGCTGCCTGCCGAGAAGCGTTTCATGGTGGACTTTCGCGGTCCTGTGGAGCAGGCGAAAAAGCTGGTACTGCCCGCGAGCAAGGACCGGAGCGACACGATTATCTCCGGGCTGCTAATCTGCTCCCTCCTGCTGATCCTGTCGGTCATCGGCTACCTCGTCGTCATGCCCTACCAGGCTGACAGGTATACTGAGTTTTACCTCTACGGCCCGGAAGGAAAGATGAGCAACTATCCCACCAACTTTACCCTGGGGGAGAAAAAGCCTCTCATCATAGGGATCGTGAATAAGGAGGGCATGTCGAAGGAGTATGACCTGGCGGTCACCCTCACCGACGGCAACCAGTCTCACCGCATCTTCCTCGACCACATGGTACTCGCAGATAACGAGACGCTGGAGAAGACCATCTATCTGGCACCTGACCGGGTGGGTAATATGCAGAACATGAGGTTCCTGCTGTACATGGAAGGCTCTCCGGCAGACCCGTACCGGGAGTGCAACCTGTGGGTCAACGTGACGGAGCCGGCCGTTAATGCCAGCGTCAGTAACGAGACTACCGTCACTCCCTAG
- a CDS encoding GNAT family N-acetyltransferase, producing MEFMPIPGEDIEIYDTLVDESVEGTLFHKSWWFKIFEDSAGINANRAELFGAYQNGEIVAGFPVPYRKKLGTRWIINPRLTPYSGSVFKPDGTKKGHTENSFRKDVNANFARIIKPFGTCLYYPFNVNSMDLQPFLWSDYCPTLHYTYILKLDNLDTVWNNISRKRRNDIKSSARNGFEVTTGDISTFARLNDLTMARQDHGRITGRMWENIYSHCKKRGCAEVFTTYSGGEALASLMLVWDNKRSYYIGGGMDGNSRGGMPMLIWEAIKFTKEKLHLNEFDFEGSTVPGIEFFFRNFGGELRPFFGIKDRKVELAMSIINMVKR from the coding sequence ATGGAGTTCATGCCCATACCTGGAGAGGACATCGAGATCTATGATACGCTCGTAGACGAGTCTGTGGAAGGGACGCTCTTTCACAAGAGCTGGTGGTTCAAGATCTTCGAGGACAGTGCCGGCATCAACGCCAACCGGGCAGAGCTGTTCGGGGCTTACCAGAACGGGGAGATCGTGGCCGGCTTTCCGGTGCCTTACCGGAAAAAGCTGGGCACCAGGTGGATCATCAACCCGCGCCTGACCCCTTACTCAGGGTCAGTCTTCAAGCCCGACGGGACGAAGAAAGGCCATACGGAAAACTCGTTCAGGAAGGACGTCAACGCCAACTTCGCCCGGATCATCAAGCCCTTCGGAACCTGCCTGTACTACCCGTTCAACGTGAACAGCATGGACCTCCAGCCCTTCCTGTGGTCTGACTACTGTCCGACACTCCACTATACATACATTCTGAAGCTGGACAACCTGGATACCGTCTGGAATAACATCTCCAGAAAGCGCAGGAACGACATCAAAAGCTCGGCCAGAAACGGCTTTGAGGTCACCACCGGGGACATCTCAACCTTCGCCCGGCTGAACGACCTCACCATGGCGCGCCAGGACCACGGCCGCATCACCGGCCGGATGTGGGAAAACATTTACTCCCACTGTAAAAAGAGAGGCTGCGCTGAAGTCTTCACCACATACAGCGGCGGCGAAGCCCTCGCGAGCCTGATGCTTGTCTGGGACAACAAAAGATCCTACTACATCGGAGGCGGCATGGACGGCAACTCCCGTGGCGGCATGCCGATGCTCATCTGGGAAGCGATCAAGTTTACGAAAGAGAAGCTGCATCTGAACGAGTTCGACTTCGAGGGCTCCACAGTGCCCGGCATAGAGTTCTTCTTCCGCAACTTCGGGGGAGAGCTCCGCCCGTTCTTCGGGATCAAGGACCGGAAAGTGGAGCTGGCGATGAGCATCATCAACATGGTCAAGAGATAG